From Varibaculum massiliense, a single genomic window includes:
- the rpsQ gene encoding 30S ribosomal protein S17, translating to MSEETEKTATVERNHRKVLQGYVVSDKMDKTVVVQVEDRVKHRLYGKVINRRKRYKVHDENNECGTGDLVRIMETRPLSKTKRWRVSEIIEKAK from the coding sequence ATGAGCGAAGAAACAGAGAAAACCGCTACTGTAGAGCGTAATCACCGCAAGGTGCTGCAGGGCTACGTAGTGTCCGACAAAATGGACAAGACGGTAGTCGTGCAGGTTGAAGATCGTGTAAAGCACCGCTTGTATGGCAAGGTTATCAACCGCCGTAAGCGCTACAAGGTGCATGACGAGAACAACGAATGCGGCACTGGCGACTTGGTACGGATTATGGAGACTCGTCCTCTGTCCAAGACCAAGCGTTGGCGGGTTAGCGAAATCATCGAGAAAGCCAAGTAG
- the rpmC gene encoding 50S ribosomal protein L29, with the protein MAKGLKMSDLDVLDEEQLSKKLDEAKTELFNLRFQLATGAGEDRGQIGQLRRDIARIYTIARERELGIRTAPQVEE; encoded by the coding sequence ATGGCAAAGGGCCTGAAAATGTCAGATTTGGATGTGCTGGATGAAGAGCAGCTATCCAAGAAACTAGACGAAGCTAAGACCGAGCTATTCAATCTGCGTTTCCAACTGGCCACTGGTGCCGGTGAAGATCGTGGACAGATCGGGCAGTTGCGTCGCGATATCGCCCGTATTTACACCATCGCTAGAGAGCGGGAGCTCGGTATTCGTACCGCTCCGCAGGTTGAGGAGTAG
- the rplP gene encoding 50S ribosomal protein L16: protein MLIPRRTKWRKQHRPTRKGMAKRGTELAFGEYGIQALDHAYITNRQIEAARIAMTRYIKRGGKVWINIFPDRPLTKKPAETRMGSGKGSPEWWVAPVKPGRVLFELAGVSEEIAREAMSRAQHKLPIKTRFISREGGDQ from the coding sequence GTGTTAATTCCTCGTAGGACAAAATGGCGCAAACAGCACCGCCCCACTCGTAAGGGTATGGCTAAGCGCGGTACCGAATTGGCATTCGGCGAATACGGGATTCAAGCACTTGATCACGCCTATATTACTAACCGGCAGATTGAGGCCGCTCGTATCGCGATGACCCGTTACATTAAGCGTGGCGGTAAAGTTTGGATCAATATTTTCCCTGACCGTCCGCTGACCAAGAAGCCGGCCGAGACTCGTATGGGTTCCGGTAAAGGTTCTCCCGAATGGTGGGTGGCTCCGGTAAAGCCCGGTCGCGTACTGTTCGAATTGGCGGGCGTGTCGGAAGAGATTGCTCGAGAAGCGATGAGCCGTGCGCAGCACAAGTTGCCGATTAAGACTCGGTTCATCAGTCGTGAAGGCGGTGATCAGTAA
- the rpsC gene encoding 30S ribosomal protein S3, translating to MGQKVSPTGFRLGITTDHRSRWFSDSTKPGQRYSDFVDEDVRIRRIMEKSLERAGISKIDIERTRDRVRVDLHTARPGIVIGRRGAEADRLRGDLEKLTGKQVQLNILEVKNPEIDAQLVAQGIAEQLAARVSFRRAMRKGMQSALRGGALGIRVQCSGRLGGAEMSRSEFYREGRVPLHTLRALIDYGFYEAHTTFGRIGVKVWIYKGDLTETEFTRKQVESGGRGGRGGGRRGRGGGRRGRAGREGGRGGRRGRGEGRQEGAAQAQTEKPEAASSENEAPVAAAAAEKPVAEAEKPQENGTEE from the coding sequence ATGGGACAAAAGGTTAGCCCTACCGGTTTTCGGTTAGGTATCACCACCGATCACCGTTCCCGCTGGTTCTCGGACTCCACTAAGCCGGGACAGCGTTACAGTGATTTCGTTGATGAAGATGTGCGTATTCGCAGGATCATGGAAAAGAGCCTGGAACGCGCCGGGATTTCCAAGATTGATATTGAACGTACCCGCGATCGGGTACGCGTCGATTTGCATACTGCCCGCCCCGGTATCGTAATTGGCCGGCGGGGTGCAGAAGCCGATCGTCTGCGTGGCGATTTGGAGAAACTCACCGGCAAGCAGGTGCAGCTGAACATCCTCGAGGTCAAAAACCCAGAGATTGATGCCCAGCTAGTGGCGCAAGGTATCGCCGAACAGCTGGCTGCCCGCGTGTCCTTTAGGCGCGCAATGCGTAAAGGCATGCAGTCGGCGCTGCGCGGGGGAGCCCTCGGTATCCGGGTGCAATGCTCGGGCCGTCTGGGTGGGGCGGAAATGTCCCGTTCAGAGTTCTACCGTGAAGGTCGGGTGCCGCTGCACACGCTGCGCGCCCTCATCGACTATGGCTTCTATGAAGCTCACACCACTTTCGGTCGTATCGGCGTGAAAGTGTGGATCTATAAAGGCGATCTCACCGAAACCGAATTTACTCGTAAGCAGGTTGAATCCGGTGGACGGGGTGGCCGCGGCGGTGGACGTCGCGGACGCGGCGGTGGACGTCGCGGACGCGCAGGTCGGGAAGGCGGACGCGGTGGACGTCGCGGACGCGGCGAAGGACGCCAAGAGGGCGCCGCTCAGGCTCAGACAGAAAAACCTGAGGCTGCTTCCTCGGAAAATGAGGCACCTGTAGCTGCGGCTGCTGCTGAAAAGCCGGTAGCCGAAGCTGAGAAGCCGCAAGAAAACGGAACGGAGGAGTAA
- the rplV gene encoding 50S ribosomal protein L22 encodes MEGMAKARFVRSTPQKSRRVVNMIRGKNALEAYDILRFAPQAVATDVRKVLRSAMYNAAAKADRPGGKDTFAELKISRAYVDEGPTMKRFRPRAQGRAGRILKRTSHITIEVSDGKQEEEND; translated from the coding sequence ATGGAAGGCATGGCGAAAGCGCGTTTCGTACGCTCTACGCCGCAGAAGTCGCGTCGCGTCGTGAACATGATTCGCGGCAAGAACGCCCTCGAGGCCTACGACATCCTGCGTTTCGCTCCTCAGGCGGTCGCAACTGATGTTCGCAAGGTGCTTCGCAGCGCAATGTACAACGCCGCCGCTAAAGCAGATCGGCCCGGCGGGAAAGATACGTTTGCGGAACTAAAGATTTCGCGGGCGTACGTAGATGAAGGTCCCACGATGAAGCGGTTCCGTCCGCGCGCCCAAGGGCGTGCTGGCCGAATCCTTAAACGGACCAGCCACATCACTATCGAGGTTTCTGACGGCAAACAGGAAGAGGAGAACGACTAA
- the rpsS gene encoding 30S ribosomal protein S19 gives MARSLKKGPFVDDHLMKKVDALNDANKKSVIKTWSRRSMITPDFIGHTIAVHDGRKHVPVYVTENMVGHKLGEFAPTRTFRGHDKDDRKARRR, from the coding sequence ATGGCACGTAGCCTAAAGAAGGGTCCTTTCGTCGACGACCATTTGATGAAAAAAGTCGACGCTCTGAATGACGCCAATAAAAAGTCGGTTATCAAGACCTGGTCACGCCGCTCTATGATTACCCCCGATTTTATTGGGCACACTATCGCGGTACACGACGGACGCAAACACGTTCCGGTGTACGTCACCGAAAACATGGTTGGTCACAAGCTGGGCGAATTTGCGCCCACTCGTACCTTCCGCGGACATGACAAGGACGACCGAAAGGCACGCCGTCGTTAG
- the rplB gene encoding 50S ribosomal protein L2: protein MGIRKYKPTTPGRRFASVSDFAEITRDHPEKSLLRPIHKTGGRNNDGRITSRRRGGGHKRRYRVIDFRRHDKDGVPAKVAHIEYDPNRSANIALLHYADGDKRYIIAPNKLHQGDRIEQGPTADIKPGNCLPLTNIPLGTVIHAVEMRPGGGAKIARSAGVSVQLVAKEGKYAQLRMPSGEIRNVEAACRATIGEVGNSDHGNITWGKAGRMRWKGNRPKVRGVVMNPVDHPHGGGEGRTSGGRHPVSPWGKPEGRTRRPNKASDRLIVRRRRTGKKR, encoded by the coding sequence ATGGGTATTCGTAAATACAAGCCGACTACTCCCGGGCGTCGCTTCGCATCGGTTTCCGATTTCGCGGAAATCACCCGTGACCATCCGGAGAAGTCTCTGCTGCGTCCTATCCACAAAACTGGTGGACGTAACAACGACGGCCGTATCACTTCCCGCCGGCGTGGCGGGGGGCATAAGCGCCGTTACCGCGTGATTGATTTCCGTCGTCACGACAAAGATGGGGTGCCCGCAAAGGTTGCCCACATCGAATATGATCCGAACCGCAGCGCCAATATCGCTCTTTTGCACTATGCGGATGGCGACAAGCGTTACATCATCGCCCCCAATAAACTGCATCAGGGCGACCGCATCGAACAGGGGCCGACTGCTGATATTAAGCCCGGCAACTGCTTGCCGCTAACCAACATTCCCTTGGGTACTGTGATTCACGCGGTAGAGATGCGTCCTGGTGGGGGAGCCAAGATCGCTCGTAGCGCTGGAGTTTCCGTGCAGCTAGTGGCGAAAGAAGGCAAATACGCCCAGTTGCGTATGCCCTCCGGGGAAATCCGGAATGTAGAGGCTGCTTGCCGCGCCACCATCGGCGAGGTTGGCAACTCTGACCACGGCAATATCACTTGGGGTAAGGCCGGACGGATGCGCTGGAAGGGGAATCGTCCCAAGGTACGTGGTGTGGTTATGAACCCGGTTGATCACCCGCACGGTGGCGGCGAAGGTCGTACCTCCGGTGGTCGTCACCCGGTTAGCCCCTGGGGTAAGCCCGAGGGTCGTACCCGCCGTCCGAATAAAGCCAGCGATCGCCTGATTGTGCGTCGTCGCCGGACCGGCAAGAAGCGTTAG
- the rplW gene encoding 50S ribosomal protein L23, translated as MALEVTKNPRDIIYRPIVSEKAYGLMDQGKYTFEVDPKANKTEIRIAIEKIFDVKVKNVNTIARKGKRVRTRTGYGKRKDGKRAIITLAEGTIDIFNEASA; from the coding sequence ATGGCACTCGAGGTTACTAAGAACCCGCGGGATATTATTTACCGCCCGATCGTCTCGGAAAAAGCCTATGGTCTAATGGATCAGGGGAAATACACTTTCGAGGTAGACCCCAAAGCCAATAAGACCGAGATTCGGATTGCCATCGAAAAAATCTTCGATGTGAAAGTAAAGAACGTAAACACGATTGCGCGCAAAGGTAAGCGGGTACGTACTCGCACCGGATATGGCAAGCGGAAAGATGGCAAACGCGCCATTATTACCCTCGCCGAAGGCACAATCGATATCTTCAACGAAGCGTCTGCGTAA
- the rplD gene encoding 50S ribosomal protein L4 has protein sequence MTNLSLNVTDPAGKKVGSVDLPASIFDRYPNIALMHQVVNAQLAAARQGTHSTKTRGQVRGGGKKPWRQKGTGRARQGSIRAPQWRGGGVVHGPHPRDYSQRTPKKMKAAALACALSDRVRKDRMHLVSQLVAGETPSTKAGREHIESLVDQRYVLVVLTRSEEEQVLSVRNLPQVHLLMVDQLNTYDVLNNEDVIFTEAAIRQFIADKTGQEA, from the coding sequence ATGACTAATCTTTCGCTAAACGTAACTGATCCCGCTGGCAAGAAAGTAGGCAGCGTTGACCTGCCCGCCAGCATTTTTGATCGGTATCCCAATATTGCTTTGATGCACCAGGTAGTTAACGCCCAGCTCGCGGCAGCTCGTCAGGGTACTCACTCTACGAAGACCCGTGGTCAGGTGCGTGGCGGCGGCAAGAAGCCGTGGCGTCAGAAAGGCACCGGTCGGGCTCGTCAGGGCTCGATTCGCGCGCCCCAGTGGCGTGGTGGCGGCGTCGTACATGGCCCGCACCCGCGCGATTACTCCCAGCGCACCCCCAAGAAGATGAAGGCCGCGGCTCTGGCTTGCGCCCTCTCTGATCGGGTCCGCAAGGATCGTATGCATCTCGTGTCCCAGTTGGTTGCCGGGGAAACCCCCTCCACCAAGGCGGGTCGCGAACACATTGAATCCCTGGTAGATCAGCGCTACGTCCTGGTAGTGCTGACTCGCTCGGAAGAAGAACAGGTATTGTCGGTGCGCAACCTGCCGCAGGTTCACCTGCTAATGGTTGACCAGCTCAACACCTACGACGTACTCAACAACGAGGACGTTATCTTCACCGAGGCCGCGATTCGCCAGTTCATCGCCGATAAGACCGGACAGGAGGCGTAA
- the rplC gene encoding 50S ribosomal protein L3, whose protein sequence is MTTQTQPAAAVPTRALLGRKLGMTQVWDEDGKVVPITVVQVDKNVVTQVRDQETDGYTAIQIGFGQIDQRKVTKPLAGHFNKAGVSPRRHLVEVRTNGDDEFTLGQELAADIFEVGQKVDVTGKTKGKGFAGVMKRHGFAGVSASHGAHRNHRKPGSIGACATPGRVFKGLRMAGRMGGERRTIQNLKVQAIDAEKGIVLVTGAIPGPKGGIVLIRSAVKGA, encoded by the coding sequence ATGACCACGCAGACCCAGCCGGCTGCCGCAGTACCCACTCGGGCACTTCTCGGCCGCAAGCTAGGCATGACGCAGGTTTGGGACGAGGACGGAAAAGTCGTTCCCATCACCGTCGTGCAGGTCGACAAGAACGTGGTGACGCAGGTTCGTGACCAAGAAACCGATGGCTACACCGCCATTCAAATCGGTTTCGGGCAGATTGACCAGCGCAAAGTCACCAAGCCCCTTGCCGGCCATTTCAATAAAGCAGGCGTCAGTCCCCGTCGCCACCTGGTAGAGGTGCGCACCAACGGAGATGACGAATTTACTCTTGGCCAGGAACTTGCTGCCGACATTTTTGAAGTCGGCCAGAAAGTGGATGTTACCGGAAAAACCAAAGGTAAAGGTTTCGCCGGGGTTATGAAACGCCACGGCTTTGCCGGCGTTTCCGCATCCCACGGTGCTCACCGTAACCACCGCAAACCTGGTTCCATCGGCGCTTGCGCCACCCCCGGACGCGTATTCAAAGGCCTACGCATGGCCGGGCGCATGGGTGGGGAACGCAGGACCATCCAGAATCTTAAAGTTCAGGCAATCGATGCCGAAAAGGGCATTGTCCTGGTTACCGGCGCTATTCCCGGTCCTAAGGGCGGCATTGTTCTGATTCGTAGTGCAGTGAAAGGTGCGTAA
- the rpsJ gene encoding 30S ribosomal protein S10 translates to MAGQKIRIRLKSYDHQVIDSSAKKIVETVQRAGATVVGPVPLPTEKNTFTVIRSPHKYKDSREQFEMRTHKRLIDIVDPTPKAVDSLMRLDLPADVNIEIKL, encoded by the coding sequence ATGGCGGGACAGAAAATCCGCATCCGGCTGAAGTCGTATGACCACCAGGTCATTGACTCGTCCGCGAAAAAGATCGTGGAAACGGTCCAGCGCGCGGGCGCCACAGTGGTAGGCCCAGTACCTTTGCCGACCGAAAAGAACACGTTCACCGTGATTCGGTCGCCACACAAGTACAAGGACAGTCGTGAGCAGTTCGAGATGCGTACGCACAAACGGCTCATCGATATTGTCGACCCGACGCCTAAGGCAGTCGATTCGCTAATGCGTCTCGATTTGCCTGCTGACGTAAACATCGAGATCAAACTCTAA
- a CDS encoding type II toxin-antitoxin system prevent-host-death family antitoxin — protein sequence MPAFTMGLAEAKNNFSRVTAEVNRTGKPLTILKNNRPWVIIQPAHAATEVADVAVDFMDEYADVFQELAK from the coding sequence ATGCCTGCATTTACAATGGGTCTAGCGGAAGCTAAAAATAATTTTTCCCGGGTCACGGCAGAAGTGAACAGGACGGGGAAACCCCTCACCATTTTGAAGAATAATCGGCCGTGGGTAATTATCCAACCGGCACACGCTGCGACCGAAGTAGCCGACGTTGCAGTCGACTTCATGGATGAATATGCCGATGTATTCCAAGAACTGGCCAAATGA
- a CDS encoding pilin N-terminal domain-containing protein, whose protein sequence is MRRKLKAGLGMLAALMLALVPTSAMASPQSDQPVVVGDITGLDPTSFNPARLGQLHISKTAANPYDDPKPGALPNGPAGGQVIQINRVKGVDLPTADWTQLQKMTVKQAEAKGLEPAKTMTTDDAGNVTFTNLPVGLYLVSDQKPADTTHKYGRIKPFLITMPSGNPDLHVWTFNISVAPKMMAEQTPAPSTPPPAKPHMPKTGVYVVPFLIAAGVLFSTGILVAAARRRRQDEETPRCR, encoded by the coding sequence ATGCGACGCAAGCTGAAAGCAGGCTTGGGGATGCTGGCCGCACTAATGCTTGCCCTGGTACCAACCTCGGCGATGGCCTCACCGCAATCGGATCAACCAGTAGTAGTGGGTGATATTACCGGTCTCGACCCGACCAGTTTCAACCCGGCGCGCCTCGGACAGCTACATATAAGCAAGACTGCTGCCAATCCCTATGATGACCCCAAACCGGGAGCCTTGCCGAACGGTCCGGCAGGGGGACAGGTTATTCAGATTAACCGGGTCAAGGGGGTAGATTTACCTACCGCCGACTGGACGCAACTGCAAAAGATGACAGTTAAGCAGGCTGAGGCCAAAGGCTTAGAACCCGCAAAAACTATGACTACCGATGACGCGGGCAACGTGACCTTCACTAACCTGCCGGTGGGACTCTACCTGGTGAGTGATCAAAAACCGGCAGACACCACCCATAAATATGGTCGCATCAAGCCGTTCCTGATTACTATGCCCTCCGGCAATCCTGACCTGCACGTATGGACTTTCAATATCTCGGTTGCCCCCAAGATGATGGCGGAGCAAACTCCGGCGCCATCTACACCGCCGCCCGCCAAGCCGCACATGCCCAAGACCGGTGTTTACGTGGTGCCGTTCCTGATCGCAGCGGGCGTACTCTTTAGCACCGGCATCCTGGTTGCCGCCGCGCGGCGCCGTCGCCAAGACGAAGAAACCCCCCGCTGTCGCTAA
- a CDS encoding class C sortase: protein MGKKEKSSGASTQREGKAQRSRGSTLIPVILALAGIAVLLYPVVATQWNNARQLQIAYEYSKAEKYLDRPQLTESFKAAQAYNRHTPGAPILDPWLARVAKDNNPYQVYLKQLNIVPEMGRLVIPGIKVDLPIYHGSQPDTLERGIGHLYGSSLPVGGKGTHAVLTGHSGLSTATLLDNLTKVKKGDAIYVQVAGQKLKYQVRWIRVVRPNQVKSLQRQEGKDLLTVLTCTPYGINSHRLLVTGERVPMDKTDPFAGAGKLEWPWWMGAIIFVACLAALLLGWWLWKQRRRGQDEEENKNTSGESPPTASGGIPATDAEMTTHYPPRKARRTQ, encoded by the coding sequence TTGGGGAAGAAAGAGAAAAGCAGCGGAGCGAGTACGCAGCGTGAAGGCAAAGCCCAACGCAGCCGCGGCTCCACTCTGATTCCCGTAATCCTGGCGTTGGCGGGTATTGCGGTGTTGTTATACCCCGTAGTGGCAACCCAATGGAACAATGCCCGCCAACTCCAGATCGCCTACGAATACTCAAAAGCAGAAAAATATCTTGATAGGCCGCAGCTGACTGAATCCTTCAAGGCAGCCCAAGCGTATAACCGACATACTCCGGGTGCTCCCATCCTGGATCCCTGGTTGGCGAGGGTAGCCAAAGACAACAACCCCTATCAGGTGTATCTAAAACAACTAAATATCGTCCCGGAAATGGGGCGGCTGGTAATCCCGGGAATCAAAGTAGATTTACCTATCTACCACGGTTCCCAGCCAGACACCCTAGAACGCGGAATCGGGCATCTGTACGGATCCTCACTCCCGGTGGGGGGCAAAGGAACGCACGCGGTACTTACTGGGCATAGCGGGCTGTCAACAGCCACTTTGCTCGATAACCTCACCAAGGTGAAAAAAGGTGACGCTATTTATGTGCAGGTAGCGGGGCAAAAGCTCAAATATCAGGTGCGTTGGATTCGGGTAGTCCGCCCCAACCAGGTGAAAAGCCTGCAGCGGCAAGAAGGCAAAGACCTTTTAACCGTCCTCACCTGCACGCCCTACGGAATCAACAGTCACCGGTTGTTGGTGACCGGGGAGCGGGTACCGATGGATAAGACCGATCCCTTCGCCGGAGCCGGAAAGTTGGAGTGGCCGTGGTGGATGGGAGCCATAATTTTTGTGGCCTGCCTAGCCGCTCTACTGCTCGGTTGGTGGCTGTGGAAACAGCGTCGCCGCGGCCAGGACGAAGAAGAAAATAAGAACACATCCGGGGAATCACCCCCGACTGCCAGTGGCGGAATCCCCGCCACCGACGCCGAGATGACTACTCATTACCCGCCACGAAAAGCAAGGAGGACACAGTGA